In Anaeromyxobacter diazotrophicus, a genomic segment contains:
- a CDS encoding acyl-CoA dehydrogenase — MKEYTAPLRDMHFVLRELTPLEEVARLPGCEDATREVTEAILTEAGKFASGVLSPLNRVGDREGARWRDGEVTTAPGWRDAYRQFVEAGWNALSCDPEHGGQGLPRLVSALVDEMWNGANVAFALCPMLTRGAIEAIELRGSEALRRTYLPKLVSGEWTGTMVLTEPQAGSDLASVRTRAVPQGDGTYKLEGQKIFITYGEHDLAENIVHLVLARTPDAPEGVKGISLFVVPKFLPKEGGGLGARNDVRCVSIEHKLGIHGSPTAVLAFGDQGGAVGWLVGEEHRGLEYMFIMMNAARFAVGLEGIGISERAYQRALDYARERLQGTELGARSRERVAIVRHPDVRRMLMLMKSRTEAMRALACAVAAATDTARRHPDAARRQERQAFVDLMIPVVKGWATEMAVENASLGVQIHGGMGYVEETGAAQHLRDARITPIYEGTTGIQAADLIGRKIARDRGAAAAALIREVREVEGQLGRRDSALLAAIGARLHEGLAALERATEFVVGTYGPDVRRPSVGAVPFLDLLGTVAGGWQMARAALVAHQRLGEGAGEAGFYRAKLATARFYADHVLARAPGLALTVVEGAEGALAIEDDQL, encoded by the coding sequence ATGAAGGAGTACACCGCTCCCCTCCGCGACATGCACTTCGTGCTGCGCGAGCTCACCCCGCTCGAGGAGGTCGCCCGCCTGCCCGGCTGCGAGGACGCCACCCGGGAGGTGACCGAGGCCATCCTCACCGAGGCGGGCAAGTTCGCCTCGGGCGTGCTGTCGCCGCTCAACCGCGTCGGCGACCGCGAGGGCGCGCGCTGGCGCGACGGCGAGGTGACCACCGCCCCCGGCTGGCGCGACGCGTACCGGCAGTTCGTCGAGGCCGGGTGGAACGCGCTCTCGTGCGATCCGGAGCACGGCGGCCAGGGGCTGCCGCGGCTCGTCTCGGCGCTCGTCGACGAGATGTGGAACGGCGCCAACGTCGCCTTCGCGCTCTGCCCGATGCTCACCCGCGGCGCCATCGAGGCCATCGAGCTCCGCGGCTCGGAGGCGCTCCGGCGCACCTACCTGCCGAAGCTGGTGAGCGGGGAGTGGACCGGCACCATGGTGCTCACCGAGCCGCAGGCCGGCTCGGACCTCGCGAGCGTGCGCACCCGCGCCGTCCCCCAGGGCGACGGGACCTACAAGCTCGAGGGCCAGAAGATCTTCATCACCTACGGCGAGCACGACCTGGCCGAGAACATCGTCCACCTGGTGCTGGCGCGCACCCCGGACGCGCCCGAGGGCGTGAAGGGCATCTCGCTCTTCGTCGTGCCGAAGTTCCTGCCGAAGGAGGGCGGCGGCCTCGGCGCGCGCAACGACGTCCGCTGCGTTTCGATCGAGCACAAGCTCGGCATCCACGGCAGCCCGACCGCGGTGCTGGCGTTCGGGGACCAGGGCGGCGCGGTGGGCTGGCTCGTGGGCGAGGAGCACCGCGGGCTCGAGTACATGTTCATCATGATGAACGCCGCCCGCTTCGCGGTCGGGCTGGAGGGCATCGGGATCTCCGAGCGCGCCTACCAGCGCGCGCTCGACTACGCCCGCGAGCGGCTCCAGGGCACCGAGCTCGGCGCGCGCAGCCGCGAGCGGGTCGCCATCGTCCGCCACCCCGACGTGCGCCGGATGCTCATGCTCATGAAGTCGCGCACCGAGGCCATGCGCGCGCTCGCCTGCGCGGTGGCGGCGGCGACCGACACCGCGCGCCGGCACCCCGACGCCGCGCGCCGGCAGGAGCGCCAGGCGTTCGTCGACCTCATGATCCCGGTGGTGAAGGGCTGGGCCACCGAGATGGCGGTCGAGAACGCCTCGCTCGGCGTGCAGATCCACGGCGGCATGGGCTACGTCGAGGAGACCGGCGCGGCGCAGCACCTGCGCGACGCGCGCATCACGCCCATCTACGAGGGGACCACCGGCATCCAGGCCGCCGACCTCATCGGGCGCAAGATCGCGCGCGACCGCGGGGCGGCGGCGGCCGCGCTCATCCGCGAGGTGCGCGAGGTGGAGGGGCAGCTCGGGCGCCGGGACAGCGCCCTCCTCGCCGCCATCGGGGCGCGGCTGCACGAGGGGCTCGCGGCGCTCGAGCGCGCGACCGAGTTCGTGGTAGGGACCTACGGCCCCGACGTCCGGCGGCCGTCGGTGGGCGCGGTCCCCTTCCTCGACCTGCTCGGAACCGTCGCCGGCGGGTGGCAGATGGCCCGCGCCGCGCTGGTCGCGCACCAGCGCCTGGGCGAGGGCGCGGGCGAGGCGGGCTTCTACCGCGCCAAGCTCGCCACCGCGCGCTTCTACGCCGATCACGTCCTGGCGCGCGCGCCCGGGCTGGCGCTCACCGTGGTGGAGGGGGCCGAGGGGGCGCTGGCCATCGAGGACGACCAGCTCTGA
- a CDS encoding CoA-binding protein: MDEENLSRARAVLACRRLALVGASRDPRSFSRAVQRELTARCYDVVPVNPAAGEIGGAPAVARVQDAAPAPEAALIMTPPSLAAAAARDCLAAGVRRVWFHRGAGRGCASEEAVALCRAQGVEPVVDLCPFMVLDRAGFVHRLHAVLRRRARPRRAAAPA; this comes from the coding sequence ATGGACGAAGAGAACCTCTCCCGCGCTCGCGCCGTGCTCGCCTGCCGCCGCCTGGCGCTGGTGGGCGCCTCGCGCGACCCGCGGAGCTTCAGCCGGGCAGTGCAGCGGGAGCTCACGGCGCGCTGCTACGACGTCGTCCCGGTGAACCCGGCCGCGGGCGAGATCGGCGGCGCGCCCGCGGTCGCCCGCGTCCAGGACGCCGCGCCGGCGCCGGAGGCGGCGCTGATCATGACCCCGCCGAGCCTCGCCGCCGCCGCGGCGCGCGACTGCCTGGCGGCCGGCGTCCGGCGCGTGTGGTTCCACCGCGGCGCCGGTCGCGGCTGCGCCAGCGAGGAGGCGGTGGCGCTCTGCCGGGCGCAAGGGGTGGAGCCGGTGGTCGACCTGTGTCCGTTCATGGTGCTCGACCGCGCGGGCTTCGTGCACCGCCTCCACGCGGTCCTGCGCCGCCGCGCCCGCCCCCGCCGCGCCGCGGCGCCGGCCTGA
- a CDS encoding 3-hydroxybutyryl-CoA dehydrogenase: MDAKSIGVVGAGTMGNGIAQVCAAAGLQVTMVDVSEAAVQRGLATLRGSLDRLIKKGALTPAAKEATVARVAGTTDYGALGGAGLVIEAATENLEVKLRILRQLDELVSPDAIVATNTSSLSITQLAAVGRRPERFVGLHFFNPVPMMALVEVIRGLQTSDETHARALAFAQDIGKTPITVKNGPGFAVNRILCPMINEAIFALQEGMASAEDIDTGMKLGCNHPIGPLALADLVGLDTLLAVMQVFYEGFNDPKYRPAPLLKELVAAGRLGRKTKRGFFAYE; this comes from the coding sequence ATGGACGCGAAGAGCATCGGGGTGGTGGGCGCCGGGACCATGGGCAACGGCATCGCGCAGGTGTGCGCCGCCGCCGGGCTCCAGGTGACCATGGTCGACGTCTCGGAGGCCGCCGTGCAGCGCGGCCTCGCGACCCTGCGCGGCAGCCTCGACCGCCTCATCAAGAAGGGGGCGCTCACCCCGGCCGCGAAGGAGGCGACCGTGGCGCGCGTCGCGGGCACGACCGACTACGGGGCGCTCGGCGGCGCCGGGCTGGTGATCGAGGCCGCCACCGAGAACCTCGAGGTGAAGCTCCGCATCCTGCGCCAGCTCGACGAGCTCGTCTCGCCGGACGCGATCGTCGCCACCAACACCTCCTCCCTCTCCATCACGCAGCTCGCGGCGGTGGGGCGGAGGCCGGAGCGCTTCGTGGGGCTCCACTTCTTCAACCCCGTGCCGATGATGGCGCTCGTCGAGGTGATCCGCGGCCTGCAGACCTCCGACGAGACGCACGCCCGGGCGCTCGCCTTCGCGCAGGACATCGGCAAGACCCCCATCACCGTGAAGAACGGCCCGGGGTTCGCGGTGAACCGCATCCTGTGCCCGATGATCAACGAGGCCATCTTCGCGCTGCAGGAGGGGATGGCCTCCGCCGAGGACATCGACACCGGCATGAAGCTCGGGTGCAACCACCCCATCGGCCCCCTGGCGCTGGCCGACCTGGTGGGCCTCGACACGCTGCTGGCCGTGATGCAAGTCTTCTACGAGGGCTTCAACGACCCGAAGTACCGCCCGGCCCCGCTGCTCAAGGAGCTCGTGGCCGCCGGCCGGCTGGGCCGGAAGACGAAGCGCGGCTTCTTCGCGTACGAGTGA
- a CDS encoding FG-GAP-like repeat-containing protein, whose product MTKFAWFAGFVCAAFVWGCGAGKSGPATDYAPAFAGDWSGTLVVSADGFSQSYTAAFGLKAQGLNALELTDFCPDLSGPSASVTTPSQFQIGSYRCPSIAAGSCAGVVISVQRGYGSLDATGKTLTFAIDANESGCGASIPLTLRFTGQRYDPPPVVSVTISPAAPLDTDDLIAVVTAHDPDGDPVTLSYAWERNGVAIPDQTGATLPAASTRPGDYVTVQVTASDGASTAFATASVYIPGSSFNRPPAVSVALSPANPRPSDVLTAQVTASDPDGDPLTLSYAWKVAGTLVAGETGATLPGGHAAVGDLVTVVVTASDGVASTTATASVTLPPFILLGSPPAQIAAGQGVSFQLTASSVDGSQPGAFALEYGPAGMTVSPAGLVSWPASLPMFDRSLDVHYAVTLAGSPTSRFTGTLQVVDPARQPPLYRTGIEIPVWHSGLRVADLDGDGRAEMLVASGSGLYELARSGSGYAQRWAYPFSPGDTDTVQAVAVRDLDGDGKPEIFFSTGDLVVELDGASRREVGRYESGGAFACRDLELADVDRDGAVELVCLGAASTYAYETAGKVVVFDAKTLAVRWQTASLSSIGGTLAVGDVDGDAALEIVTSGGYVFDGITQQNEWAYGPGFGRAVGVGDLDGDGVAEIVGMQDWNAFDIFSAVLKSPLKEGTGFDFDALLVADLDGDGRAEILIGDGQWGNVTAYRYDRSSNALSTLFQINSQNHGVTSLGVGDVDGDGANEFVWGSGATSSGEDSFVIAGLDPTIAVEWTNTNPNELDGPFVGARPAHLGAGADRLLFAVASTNSSYDGTRVIALDPATGLFQVSQELGTNWNRRAALDVADYDGDGVDEVLLGTSALYDGYFTAFDFSAGAAEWTSAKLTNVAVAAVTHADLNGDGYADLVAVTGDGYVRAHDVKHQALLWTSTGLGSNGVDVAVADLDADGSPEIVALASGRVVVYRRTAGTVAWIEAASQAVTGGAALLVGDADGDGTPEIYVLQSTYGGATVLRFSAALVALGSLSLDAPVQSLHLEDLGYGRKNLVVSVGSPGAYPTTTTRPRLVALDPLTGAEIWRSPTLWGTVPNHSLSYVDVNGDGRRELAFGTTYGMYLTR is encoded by the coding sequence TTGACCAAGTTCGCGTGGTTCGCAGGGTTCGTGTGCGCTGCGTTCGTGTGGGGTTGCGGTGCCGGCAAGTCGGGGCCCGCCACCGACTACGCGCCGGCCTTCGCCGGGGACTGGTCCGGCACGCTGGTCGTGTCGGCCGACGGCTTCTCGCAGTCGTACACCGCCGCCTTCGGCCTGAAGGCGCAGGGGCTGAACGCGCTCGAGCTGACCGACTTCTGCCCGGACCTCTCGGGCCCGTCGGCGAGCGTGACGACGCCCTCGCAGTTCCAGATCGGCTCGTACCGGTGCCCCTCGATCGCGGCCGGGAGCTGCGCCGGGGTCGTGATCTCGGTCCAGCGCGGCTACGGGTCGCTGGATGCCACCGGGAAGACGCTCACCTTCGCCATCGACGCCAACGAAAGCGGCTGCGGGGCCTCCATCCCGCTCACCCTGAGGTTCACCGGCCAGCGCTACGATCCACCCCCCGTGGTCAGCGTCACGATCTCGCCGGCGGCGCCGCTGGACACCGACGACCTCATCGCCGTGGTGACCGCCCACGATCCCGACGGCGACCCGGTCACCCTCTCCTACGCCTGGGAGCGCAACGGCGTCGCGATCCCGGACCAGACCGGCGCGACCCTGCCGGCGGCCTCCACCCGGCCCGGGGACTACGTCACGGTGCAGGTCACCGCCTCGGACGGCGCCAGCACCGCCTTCGCGACGGCGAGCGTCTACATCCCGGGCTCGAGCTTCAACCGGCCGCCGGCCGTCAGCGTCGCGCTCAGCCCGGCGAACCCGCGGCCCAGCGACGTCCTCACCGCCCAGGTGACCGCGAGCGATCCCGACGGCGACCCGCTCACGCTCTCCTACGCGTGGAAGGTGGCCGGCACCCTCGTCGCGGGCGAGACCGGCGCGACCCTGCCCGGCGGCCACGCCGCCGTGGGGGACCTCGTCACCGTGGTGGTCACGGCCTCGGACGGGGTGGCCTCGACGACGGCCACCGCCAGCGTGACGCTGCCCCCGTTCATCCTCCTGGGGTCGCCGCCCGCGCAGATCGCGGCCGGCCAGGGCGTGAGCTTCCAGCTCACCGCCAGCAGCGTGGACGGCTCGCAGCCGGGCGCCTTCGCGCTCGAGTACGGCCCCGCCGGCATGACCGTGAGCCCGGCGGGCCTCGTCAGCTGGCCGGCCTCGCTGCCGATGTTCGACCGATCGCTCGACGTCCACTACGCCGTCACCCTGGCCGGCTCGCCGACGAGCCGCTTCACCGGGACCCTCCAGGTCGTCGATCCGGCACGCCAGCCGCCGCTCTACCGGACCGGGATCGAGATCCCGGTCTGGCACTCGGGCCTGCGCGTGGCCGACCTCGACGGCGACGGGCGCGCCGAGATGCTGGTCGCGAGCGGCAGCGGCCTCTACGAGCTGGCGCGCTCGGGCAGCGGCTACGCCCAGCGGTGGGCCTACCCCTTCTCGCCGGGCGACACGGACACCGTGCAGGCCGTCGCGGTGCGCGACCTCGACGGCGACGGCAAGCCGGAGATCTTCTTCTCCACCGGCGATCTGGTGGTGGAGCTCGACGGCGCGAGCCGGCGCGAGGTGGGGCGGTACGAGAGCGGCGGCGCCTTCGCCTGCCGCGACCTCGAGCTGGCGGACGTCGACCGCGACGGCGCCGTGGAGCTGGTCTGCCTCGGCGCCGCCTCGACGTACGCCTACGAGACCGCCGGGAAGGTGGTGGTGTTCGACGCCAAGACCCTCGCCGTGCGGTGGCAGACGGCGAGCCTCTCCTCGATCGGCGGGACCCTGGCCGTCGGGGACGTGGACGGCGACGCCGCGCTCGAGATCGTCACCTCCGGCGGGTACGTGTTCGACGGGATCACCCAGCAGAACGAGTGGGCCTACGGGCCCGGGTTCGGCCGGGCGGTGGGCGTGGGGGATCTCGACGGCGACGGGGTGGCGGAGATCGTCGGGATGCAGGACTGGAACGCCTTCGACATCTTCAGCGCGGTGCTGAAGTCGCCCCTCAAGGAGGGGACCGGCTTCGACTTCGACGCGCTGCTCGTCGCCGACCTCGACGGCGACGGGAGGGCGGAGATCCTGATCGGCGACGGCCAGTGGGGCAACGTCACCGCCTACCGCTACGACCGGAGCTCGAACGCGCTCTCCACCCTCTTCCAGATCAACTCCCAGAACCACGGGGTCACGAGCCTCGGGGTGGGCGACGTGGACGGGGACGGCGCGAACGAGTTCGTGTGGGGCTCCGGGGCGACGAGCTCCGGCGAGGACTCGTTCGTCATCGCCGGCCTCGACCCGACCATCGCGGTGGAGTGGACCAACACGAACCCGAACGAGCTCGACGGGCCGTTCGTGGGGGCTCGACCCGCCCACCTCGGGGCCGGCGCCGACCGGCTGCTCTTCGCGGTCGCGTCCACCAACAGCAGCTACGACGGCACGCGGGTGATCGCGCTCGACCCCGCCACCGGCCTCTTCCAGGTGAGCCAGGAGCTCGGCACGAACTGGAACCGGCGCGCCGCCCTGGACGTCGCGGACTACGACGGCGACGGCGTGGACGAGGTGCTCCTCGGCACCTCCGCCCTCTACGACGGCTACTTCACCGCCTTCGACTTCTCGGCCGGCGCGGCGGAGTGGACCTCGGCGAAGCTCACCAACGTCGCGGTCGCCGCGGTGACGCACGCCGATCTGAACGGCGACGGGTACGCCGATCTCGTGGCCGTCACCGGCGACGGCTACGTGCGCGCGCACGACGTGAAGCACCAGGCGCTGCTGTGGACGAGCACCGGCCTCGGCTCGAACGGCGTCGACGTCGCGGTCGCGGACCTCGACGCGGACGGGAGCCCGGAGATCGTCGCGCTCGCGAGCGGACGTGTCGTCGTCTACCGCCGGACGGCCGGCACCGTGGCCTGGATCGAGGCGGCGTCGCAGGCGGTGACGGGCGGCGCGGCCCTCCTCGTCGGGGACGCCGACGGCGACGGGACGCCGGAGATCTACGTCCTCCAGAGCACGTACGGCGGCGCCACCGTCCTCCGGTTCAGCGCCGCGCTGGTCGCGCTGGGGAGCCTCTCGCTCGACGCCCCGGTGCAGAGCCTCCACCTCGAGGACCTCGGCTACGGCCGGAAGAACCTCGTCGTGAGCGTGGGGAGCCCCGGCGCGTACCCGACCACGACGACGCGGCCCAGGCTCGTCGCCCTCGACCCCCTCACCGGCGCCGAGATCTGGCGCTCGCCCACGCTCTGGGGGACGGTCCCCAACCACAGCCTGAGCTACGTGGACGTGAACGGCGACGGGCGACGGGAGCTCGCGTTCGGCACCACCTACGGCATGTACCTGACGCGCTAG
- a CDS encoding DUF488 domain-containing protein, translating into MVRIKRAYEDAAADDGYRVLVDRLWPRGVKKEALRLDLWAKDLAPSPALRRWFGHDPARFREFARRYAAELRRGPAPALLQELARRAARGHVTLVHGARDEEHNGAVVLRDALVEDVRPHAG; encoded by the coding sequence ATGGTGCGGATCAAGCGCGCGTACGAGGACGCGGCCGCCGACGACGGCTACCGGGTGCTCGTCGACCGGCTCTGGCCACGAGGCGTGAAGAAGGAGGCGCTGCGGCTCGACCTCTGGGCCAAGGACCTCGCGCCGAGCCCGGCCCTCCGGCGCTGGTTCGGCCACGACCCCGCGCGCTTCCGGGAGTTCGCCCGCCGCTACGCCGCCGAGCTGCGCCGCGGCCCGGCGCCGGCGCTCCTCCAGGAGCTCGCCCGGCGCGCCGCGCGCGGCCACGTGACGCTCGTCCACGGCGCGCGCGACGAGGAGCACAACGGCGCGGTGGTGCTGCGCGACGCGCTCGTCGAGGACGTCCGGCCGCACGCCGGCTGA
- a CDS encoding M4 family metallopeptidase codes for MADDRCCSAHACFIVPPKLLRKLGDLDTALLSERLRGQRLAFKEMGFAAVGVPAGGERRTIYDAGHATRLPGALVRGEGGPRSKDEVVNQAYDSSGDTYDFYWKTFKRNSVDGRGMRLDSTVHYGTRFNNAFWNGRQMVYGDGDGQLFTGFASAIDVVGHELTHGVTQYTVPGGLTYDGQSGALNESISDVFGTLVKQWKLGQDVNAASWLIGEGIMGAKYGKALRSMKAPGTAWTGDDQPGDMGGYVQDGDVHTNSGIPNHAFFLAAMALGGHAWEKAGPIWYRTLPMLHPDATFAEAARATIDAAGLLYGAGAEQAAVQAAWKGVKVL; via the coding sequence ATGGCCGACGATCGCTGCTGCTCCGCTCATGCGTGCTTCATCGTGCCACCGAAGCTGCTCCGGAAGCTCGGCGACCTGGACACGGCGCTGCTCTCCGAGCGGCTCCGCGGCCAGCGGCTCGCGTTCAAGGAGATGGGCTTCGCGGCGGTGGGCGTCCCCGCCGGCGGCGAGCGCCGGACCATCTACGACGCCGGCCACGCGACGCGGCTCCCCGGTGCGCTCGTGCGCGGGGAGGGCGGCCCCAGGTCGAAGGACGAGGTCGTGAACCAGGCCTACGACAGCTCGGGCGACACCTACGACTTCTACTGGAAGACATTCAAGCGCAACTCGGTCGACGGCCGCGGGATGCGGCTCGACTCCACCGTCCACTACGGGACCAGGTTCAACAACGCCTTCTGGAACGGGCGGCAGATGGTGTACGGCGACGGCGACGGCCAGCTCTTCACCGGGTTCGCGAGCGCCATCGACGTGGTCGGGCACGAGCTGACGCACGGGGTCACCCAGTACACGGTCCCGGGGGGGCTCACCTACGACGGCCAGAGCGGCGCGCTCAACGAGTCCATCTCCGACGTGTTCGGGACGCTGGTGAAGCAGTGGAAGCTCGGCCAGGACGTGAACGCGGCGAGCTGGCTCATCGGCGAGGGGATCATGGGCGCGAAGTACGGCAAGGCGCTCCGGTCCATGAAGGCGCCGGGCACCGCCTGGACCGGCGACGACCAGCCCGGCGACATGGGCGGGTACGTCCAGGACGGCGACGTCCACACCAACTCCGGCATCCCGAACCACGCCTTCTTCCTCGCGGCCATGGCGCTCGGCGGCCACGCCTGGGAGAAGGCCGGGCCGATCTGGTACCGCACCCTGCCGATGCTGCACCCCGACGCGACCTTCGCGGAGGCGGCGCGCGCGACCATCGACGCCGCCGGGCTGCTGTACGGAGCGGGGGCGGAGCAGGCTGCGGTGCAGGCCGCGTGGAAGGGCGTGAAGGTCCTCTAG
- a CDS encoding PAS domain-containing protein, whose amino-acid sequence MTALPQDLPQRLLDGSPDAVLISDPAGVVRYWNAAAERIFGFSVGEALGASMDFIIPERLRGRHWGGWEAVMQSGVTRYGQGQLLAVPALHKDGRQLSIEFSIQLLKDAGGRIEWVIAVLRDVTERFAREKALRAQLRALEARVGA is encoded by the coding sequence ATGACCGCCCTTCCCCAGGATCTCCCGCAGCGCCTCCTGGACGGCTCGCCCGACGCGGTCCTGATCTCGGATCCCGCGGGCGTCGTCCGGTACTGGAACGCCGCGGCGGAGCGCATCTTCGGCTTCTCCGTCGGCGAGGCCCTCGGGGCGTCGATGGACTTCATCATCCCCGAGCGGCTCCGCGGCCGGCACTGGGGAGGCTGGGAAGCGGTCATGCAGTCCGGCGTGACGCGCTATGGGCAGGGCCAGCTCCTCGCCGTCCCGGCGCTCCACAAGGACGGCCGCCAGCTCTCGATCGAGTTCTCGATCCAGCTGCTGAAGGACGCCGGCGGCCGCATCGAGTGGGTGATCGCGGTCCTGCGGGACGTGACGGAGCGGTTCGCGCGGGAGAAGGCGCTCCGCGCGCAGCTCAGGGCGCTCGAGGCGAGGGTGGGCGCCTGA
- a CDS encoding AraC family transcriptional regulator: MEKDTVSMHFVDAAVARLGPEARARVLAAAGVPPELLGVAHARVPAAVFSALWLAVARELDDEFFGLDRRRLKRGSFAFLCLAALHGPELGAALRRLLRGFSLLLDDVEAELVVDGPRASVRVTSRIADAEARRFADETLLVAVHGTMCWLAGRRIPLALAEFAHPRPSWAAEYAVMYSRHLRFDAPRTAVHFDAAHLAAPVVQDAAALKKFLRTAPQSIFLKYKNEESFTVRVRRRLRGSIATAEWPLLADVARELHVAPTTLRRRLEGEGTSYQGVKDELRRDAAIHHLCASRLSIAEIASRLGFQETSAFHRAFKRWSGVRPGEYRRQALDAR, encoded by the coding sequence ATGGAGAAGGACACCGTCTCGATGCACTTCGTCGACGCCGCGGTCGCCCGGCTGGGCCCCGAGGCGCGGGCGCGGGTGCTGGCGGCGGCGGGGGTCCCCCCGGAGCTCCTCGGGGTGGCCCACGCGCGGGTCCCGGCCGCGGTCTTCTCCGCCCTCTGGCTGGCGGTGGCGCGGGAGCTCGACGACGAGTTCTTCGGGCTCGACCGGCGCAGGCTGAAGCGCGGGAGCTTCGCCTTCCTCTGCCTCGCGGCGCTGCACGGCCCCGAGCTGGGCGCGGCGCTGCGGCGGCTCCTCCGGGGGTTCTCGCTCCTCCTGGACGACGTCGAGGCGGAGCTGGTCGTGGACGGGCCGCGGGCGAGCGTCCGGGTGACGAGCCGGATCGCCGACGCGGAGGCGCGCCGCTTCGCCGACGAGACTCTGCTCGTGGCGGTGCACGGGACGATGTGCTGGCTGGCCGGCCGGCGCATCCCGCTCGCGCTGGCGGAGTTCGCGCACCCGCGGCCGTCCTGGGCGGCGGAGTACGCGGTGATGTACTCGCGGCACCTGCGCTTCGACGCGCCGCGGACCGCCGTGCACTTCGACGCGGCGCACCTCGCGGCCCCGGTGGTCCAGGACGCCGCCGCCCTGAAGAAGTTCCTGCGCACCGCGCCGCAGTCGATCTTCCTCAAGTACAAGAACGAGGAGAGCTTCACGGTGCGCGTGCGACGGCGCCTGCGCGGCAGCATCGCCACCGCGGAGTGGCCGCTGCTGGCGGACGTCGCCCGGGAGCTCCACGTCGCGCCCACCACCCTGCGCCGTCGGCTCGAGGGGGAGGGCACGAGCTACCAGGGCGTGAAGGACGAGCTGCGCCGGGACGCCGCCATCCACCACCTGTGCGCGAGCCGCCTCAGCATCGCCGAGATCGCGAGCCGGCTCGGGTTCCAGGAGACGAGCGCCTTCCACCGCGCCTTCAAGCGGTGGAGCGGCGTCCGGCCGGGCGAGTACCGCCGCCAGGCGCTCGACGCGAGGTGA